In the genome of Aedes albopictus strain Foshan unplaced genomic scaffold, AalbF5 HiC_scaffold_35, whole genome shotgun sequence, one region contains:
- the LOC109430129 gene encoding coiled-coil domain-containing protein 40, with amino-acid sequence MNYEENPTSISVQADEFNASVVDQSGVLEKDHPLLERFQAALKAHLLRVKDQLEEEIAELDHRLEQNEKESEEVGARLYDLQEEIDSQKELLDIYNKEIMEVSTRRQVAEQAASEYRKEYDDQNRKYKEFKKVYNEHLQELDNLTALEAEFSKWDKEIKDEIAVAKRVASKDAKDQLAASEEKRKKDLLVFNLDVEVRRKERELEGIDDQIKEQEGATEQINRSLADANSDLEALQHEHKRLFQSWGEVIVAIQQRDRVLSKTKDDLEGVYEEHKVIKSKTDITKKTVAKEMEQNEKLSGFKARIQGDIHVLEKQVNKEQEEEDKLSRELDHYALILEQTEADMLKAQQEGLLIENHLKSLRQTLNKQNQKKFELEEQILELLQDQITTDKAGEAQGKTLRETQEKRRELEIAMSDTENQLSIVLLDLEKWRGVVERSKAEVQKMKTEHDSMDAEARKYDDEIKTIKEIISAKLRKLDGLNRQLEQLITQAGGQELNPDELKLLDVQQDILELDAKIKEAQETWLKLQNSVVNLSEKRVQQLNEINYSRKKLLLVEQKAIKIETRLEEVVNENREIVRSLSALNSRLDAVSLELFKTKKVHEKEEMECEISHQQTTERLKEAEMSILNLEQDLKDLGKEIEDCKQEVLEKHREALSWETKYKMSAEAKKFKEEESAQNSEIGIMKAEIHRMQVRYAQLKRMQEKLVTDLENTVHHREHIYDTVNAREKVYGSKFKSRSTMQHKINELKNKLKVVFGEISDAEKNLIEIDTAQKLLQAEIENKKQQIEEERIQTSLIRAEVEQATLLKQENLDYIVRHQYRARRYRAFANATHLPKFRNEILIQADLQRQREINETIVGIVENLILDFPNQKFNLSKILQTLK; translated from the exons ATGAATTACGAAGAGAATCCAACTTCAATCAGCGTCCAGGCCGACGAATTCAATGCCTCGGTCGTGGATCAATCGGGAGTGCTGGAGAAAGATCATCCATTGTTGGAGAGGTTCCAAGCAGCCTTGAAGGCTCATTTGCTCAGGGTGAAAGATCAACTTGAGGAGGAGATTGCTGAGCTGGATCATCGGCTGGAGCAAAATGAGAAGGAATCCGAAGAGGTCGGTGCCCGGTTGTATGATCTGCAGGAAGAGATCGACagccagaaggaattgctggacatCTACAACAAGGAGATCATGGAGGTATCAACTAGAAGGCAAGTTGCCGAGCAAGCAGCATCGGAGTACAGAAAGGAATACGACGATCAAAATCGAAAGTATAAGGAGTTCAAGAAGGTCTACAACGAACATCTTCAAGAGTTGGATAACTTGACTGCACTAGAAGCGGAATTTTCCAAATGGGATAAAGAAATAAAGGATGAGATTGCGGTTGCTAAGAGAGTTGCCAGTAAGGATGCGAAGGATCAACTGGCTGCTTCCGAGGAGAAACGCAAGAAGGACTTGCTGGTGTTTAACCTGGATGTTGAGGTACGCAGGAAGGAACGGGAATTGGAAGGCATCGACGATCAAATCAAGGAGCAGGAAGGTGCCACGGAGCAAATAAACCGGAGCTTGGCAGATGCCAATTCGGATCTGGAAGCATTGCAGCACGAGCATAAACGACTGTTCCAGTCTTGGGGAGAGGTTATAGTTGCTATTCAGCAACGAGACAGAGTGTTGTCCAAGACGAAAGACGATTTGGA GGGCGTCTATGAGGAACATAAGGTGATCAAGAGTAAGACGGATATTACCAAAAAGACTGTTGCGAAGGAAATGGAGCAAAACGAAAAGCTATCGGGCTTCAAAGCCCGTATTCAGGGGGATATTCATGTACTGGAAAAGCAAG TTAACAAGGAACAGGAAGAAGAGGATAAACTTTCCCGTGAACTTGACCACTACGCCTTGATCTTGGAACAAACGGAAGCAGATATGTTGAAAGCTCAACAGGAGGGTCTGCTAATCGAGAACCATCTGAAATCATTGCGCCAAACTTTGAACAAGCAGAACCAGAAGAAATTTGAACTTGAGGAGCAGATTCTGGAGCTGCTACAGGATCAGATTACCACTGATAAGGCTGGGGAGGCACAAGGCAAGACACTTCGAGAAACACAGGAGAAACGTCGCGAGCTGGAGATTGCCATGTCTGATACGGAGAATCAGCTTTCGATCGTATTGTTGGATTTGGAAAAGTGGCGCGGAGTCGTTGAGCGATCCAAAGCTGAGGTGCAAAAAATGAAG ACTGAGCATGACTCGATGGACGCTGAGGCAAGGAAATACGACGATGAAATTAAAACTATCAAGGAAATAATTTCGGCGAAGCTGCGAAAATTGGACGGCCTGAATCGCCAACTGGAACAACTGATCACCCAGGCTGGGGGACAAGAGCTCAATCCAGATGAGCTGAAGTTGCTTGACGTGCAGCAAGACATACTGGAATTGGATGCGAAGATTAAGGAGGCGCAAGAAACTTGGCTGAAGCTACAAAACAGCGTTGTGAATCTCTCGGAGAAGCGTGTTCAACAGTTGAATGAAATCAACTATTCCAGAAAGA AATTGTTGTTAGTTGAGCAGAAGGCTATCAAGATCGAAACCCGTTTGGAGGAAGTTGTCAATGAAAATCGGGAAATTGTACGCTCATTGTCGGCACTTAATTCCCGCCTGGACGCCGTCAGCTTGGAGTTGTTCAAAACTAAGAAAGTCCATGAGAAAGAAGAAATGGAATGTGAAATTTCTCATCAACAAACCACAGAACGCTTGAAGGAAGCCGAGATGTCCATTCTAAATCTTGAACAAGATCTCAAGGATTTGGGTAAGGAGATTGAAGACTGCAAGCAGGAGGTATTGGAAAAGCATCGTGAAGCGTTATCCTGGGAAACAAAATACAAAATGTCCGCTGAAGCAAAGAAGTTCAAAGAAGAAGAATCCGCCCAAAACAGTGAGATAGGGATCATGAAGGCTGAGATTCATCGCATGCAAGTACGCTATGCCCAACTTAAACGAATGCAGGAAAAATTGGTCACGGACCTGGAGAACACGGTTCACCACAGGGAGCACATCTACGATACAGTCAACGCTAGAGAGAAGGTCTATGGAAGCAAATTTAAATCCCGTTCCACGATGCAGCATAAAATCAACGAGTTAAAGAATAAATTGAAAGTTGTATTTGGTGAAATATCTGATGCGGAGAAAAACTTGATTGAAATTGATACTGCCCAGAAACTTTTGCAAGCGGAAATAGAAAACAAGAAGCAGCAGATTGAAGAAGAGAGAATCCAAACCAGCTTGATAAGAGCTGAAGTTGAACAAGCCACGCTTTTAAAGCAAGAG AACTTGGATTACATCGTTCGTCATCAGTACCGAGCCAGGCGTTACCGGGCCTTTGCAAATGCTACCCATCTTCCTAAGTTCCGTAACGAAATACTGATTCAAGCGGATTTGCAACGTCAACGAGAGATCAATGAAACGATTGTTGGGATCGTTGAAAATTTGATTCTGGATTTTCCGAATCAAAAGTTTAATCTGTCCAAAATATTGCAAACTTTGAAGTAA
- the LOC109430130 gene encoding zinc finger protein 561 — MDYNISRLCRVCLEEGVFTSIFNTDLVAMAPADMLVMCANIKVSKNDGLPTTICNNCMYRLGVAFHLKQQCENSDMRLRQYIGLMTGVYSNALDKETMTDDSWLLAAKKSDEGEHKVPKKKKSGRSRYKPKPPEDRKKRGPKPVPKIPQTCYQCHKTFKCAAQLQMHLRTHSGEKPFACSYCSRRFAQKHNLSIHIRTHTGEKPYQCEICSRQFSALGNFHAHKKIHSNQRDHMCPSCNKTFITSGDLARHMVSHSGIKNYHCDICAKSFGRNRDMVVHKKKVHLNDRTAENYKCNECHKVFTSVESFNNHMRIHNTMPSSAALMSAPPPQTQPQIQQPIALAPHHSLAPAPLGVGLGMLPHTHTQSTYHTQMHPAQRLHPY, encoded by the exons ATGGATTACAATATCAGCAGATTATGTCGCGTTTGTTTGGAAGAAGGTGTTTTCACATCTATATTCAATACGGATTTGGTAGCGATGGCTCCCGCAGACATGTTGGTGATGTGCGCTAATATAAAG GTATCAAAAAATGATGGTCTTCCAACCACAATATGCAACAATTGCATGTACCGTTTGGGAGTTGCATTTCACCTCAAACAACAGTGTGAAAATTCCGATATGAGACTGAGACAGTACATTGGATTGATGACCGGAGTCTATTCCAATGCCCTGGACAAGGAAACGATGACTGATGATTCATGGTTGCTCGCAGCGAAGAAGTCTGATGAAGGAGAACATAAAGTACCGAAAAA GAAGAAAAGTGGGCGCAGCAGATACAAACCCAAACCACCGGAAGACCGCAAAAAGCGTGGTCCGAAACCTGTACCAAAGATTCCACAAACTTGTTATCAATGCCATAAAACGTTCAAATGTGCAGCACAGTTGCAGATGCATTTAAG AACTCACAGTGGAGAGAAACCTTTCGCTTGCAGTTACTGCTCCAGACGGTTCGCCCAGAAGCACAATTTGTCTATTCACATACGAACGCATACAG GAGAAAAACCATATCAGTGTGAAATATGTAGCAGGCAGTTCTCTGCGTTGGGAAATTTCCATGCCCACAAGAAAATCCATTCCAATCAAAGGGATCACATGTGTCCATCATGCAATAAAACTTTCATCACATCCGGTGACCTAGCCCGTCACATGGTATCTCATTCTGGAATCAAAAACTATCACTGTGACATTTGTGCCAAAAGCTTCGGTCGGAATCGGGACATGGTGGTGCACAAGAAAAAAGTTCATCTAAACGACCGTACCGCTGAAAACTACAAGTGCAACGAATGCCATAAGGTTTTCACATCCGTCGAAAGCTTTAACAATCACATGCGTATTCATAATACAATGCCATCATCGGCAGCACTGATGTCAGCACCTCCACCCCAAACACAACCGCAAATACAACAGCCAATTGCGCTCGCACCACATCACAGTCTGGCTCCAGCCCCATTGGGAGTTGGTCTCGGAATGCTGCCTCACACGCATACCCAAAGCACATATCATACTCAGATGCATCCTGCACAACGGTTGCATCCCTATTAA
- the LOC109433587 gene encoding mitochondrial basic amino acids transporter, translating to MALDFAAGCLGGCAGVIVGYPFDTVKVHLQTQDYRNPLYKGTLDCFRKIIAKESVRGLYRGMSSPMAGVAAVNAIVFGVYGNVQRRTANPDSLYSHFLAGNAAGFAQSFICSPMELIKTRLQLQENLPKGAFKYKGPMDCSRHIWRTEGYRGLFRGLGITAARDMPGFSSYFVAYELMVRSVANPSPFVILMAGGLAGTISWLFTFPIDVVKSRLQADGMSGKPQYKGIVDCLRKSHAEEGLAFISRGLASTLLRAFPMNAVCFLVVSYVLKMFDEPSLSVELNPREPLLMVQQPAGAVKVTLNKRHHEQHDHHILNIKQNTFRFLSFLGAFSEAVCCAEMDELAHDLHLNEDGGYYYAKLNEYLQSSNQEYCKRFPFLD from the coding sequence GATGTGCCGGCGTCATTGTTGGCTACCCTTTCGATACGGTCAAAGTCCACCTGCAAACCCAGGACTACCGGAATCCACTGTACAAGGGGACGCTCGATTGTTTCCGCAAAATCATCGCCAAAGAGAGTGTTCGTGGGCTCTACCGTGGAATGTCCAGCCCGATGGCAGGTGTAGCTGCAGTCAATGCTATCGTGTTTGGAGTTTACGGAAATGTCCAACGGCGAACTGCGAATCCCGATTCGCTGTACTCGCACTTTTTGGCCGGAAATGCAGCGGGATTTGCCCAGAGCTTCATTTGCTCTCCGATGGAGTTGATCAAGACAAGACTACAGTTGCAGGAGAATCTACCGAAGGGAGCTTTCAAGTATAAAGGGCCGATGGATTGTTCACGCCACATTTGGCGAACCGAGGGATACCGTGGACTGTTTCGTGGATTAGGAATCACAGCAGCTCGCGATATGCCCGGATTCTCCAGCTACTTTGTGGCCTATGAACTGATGGTGCGTTCGGTAGCGAATCCATCGCCTTTCGTCATCTTGATGGCCGGTGGGCTAGCCGGAACCATATCTTGGCTATTCACGTTTCCCATAGATGTAGTGAAGTCAAGACTGCAAGCGGACGGCATGTCCGGTAAACCACAGTACAAAGGAATCGTAGACTGCCTGCGGAAAAGTCACGCTGAAGAGGGTCTCGCATTTATATCCCGAGGACTCGCATCAACTTTGCTGCGAGCGTTTCCAATGAATGCCGTTTGCTTCCTAGTTGTGTCGTACGTGTTAAAAATGTTTGACGAACCCAGCTTAAGCGTGGAACTGAATCCGAGAGAACCCCTGCTAATGGTACAACAACCTGCTGGAGCAGTCAAAGTGACGCTGAACAAACGACATCACGAACAACATGATCACCACATTCTGAACATCAAACAAAACACCTTCCGGTTTCTGAGCTTCCTTGGGGCGTTTAGTGAAGCGGTTTGCTGCGCGGAAATGGATGAACTGGCACATGATTTACACCTCAACGAAGATGGTGGTTATTACTACGCTAAACTTAACGAATACCTGCAAAGTTCCAACCAAGAGTACTGTAAAAGATTTCCATTCCTAGATTAG
- the LOC109433596 gene encoding calmodulin-lysine N-methyltransferase: MSTSEGGRSNLIKSQYDAITSSSAAIELLTIAATERHGVGDEEQNGGEANENSHHISGGTRNDGQNKTVNARRRWKLLAKALRHDSSEDDQFAKFNLIEFDRAYDEKDENIFVYRLADRYRLKIRLIGERPWTASELIGFNNTGNICVWPSEEALAYYILSRLNIFENTNVLELGGGMTCLAGLVLAKYGNPSFVHVTDGNDLSVENVRKSLNMNKFNCTIKTSVLKWESVCLDQCPRYPDCGRYQFILSADCLFFDESRSHLIDAIWLFLADEGVALITAPRRGHTLTHFLNECVARGFYYELLHCYNEAIWDKHLALIKTDGYDENIHYPLLIKMYKKDYNLRHI, from the coding sequence ATGTCAACGTCAGAAGGCGGGCGCAGTAATTTAATTAAATCCCAGTACGACGCTATCACGTCGAGCTCTGCTGCGATAGAGCTGCTGACGATAGCGGCCACGGAGCGCCATGGCGTTGGGGACGAGGAGCAGAATGGTGGCGAGGCAAACGAAAATAGTCACCACATTAGCGGTGGAACGCGGAACGATGGCCAGAATAAAACTGTGAACGCTCGACGACGGTGGAAGCTGTTGGCCAAGGCACTGCGACACGACTCTAGTGAGGATGATCAGTTCGCAAAGTTCAACTTGATCGAGTTTGATCGGGCGTACGATGAGAAGGATGAGAATATCTTCGTTTACAGACTTGCCGATCGCTACAGGTTGAAGATACGGCTCATCGGTGAACGACCTTGGACGGCGTCGGAGCTGATCGGATTTAACAATACTGGGAACATTTGTGTGTGGCCTTCGGAAGAGGCCTTAGCTTATTATATTTTGTCTCGATTGAATATTTTCGAAAACACCAATGTTCTAGAGTTAGGCGGTGGTATGACATGTCTTGCAGGGCTTGTATTGGCGAAATATGGTAATCCATCATTTGTACATGTTACCGATGGAAACGATTTATCTGTAGAAAATGTTAGGAAATCCCTGAACATGAACAAGTTTAACTGTACGATTAAAACCTCCGTCCTGAAATGGGAATCAGTATGTCTCGACCAGTGCCCAAGATATCCCGACTGTGGTCGGTATCAGTTTATTCTTTCAGCAGATTGCTTGTTCTTTGATGAATCTCGTTCGCATTTAATCGATGCCATCTGGTTGTTTCTGGCTGATGAAGGAGTGGCACTCATAACGGCTCCCCGCCGGGGACATACTCTGACACACTTCCTCAACGAATGCGTCGCTCGTGGTTTCTACTACGAACTGCTGCACTGCTACAACGAGGCAATCTGGGATAAACATTTGGCACTGATCAAAACCGACGGCTATGACGAGAACATCCACTATCCACTGTTGattaaaatgtacaaaaaagattACAATTTACGGCATATCTGA